From a single Oscillospiraceae bacterium genomic region:
- a CDS encoding DUF370 domain-containing protein, whose protein sequence is MHIGNDVNVKTSRIIGVFDIDTASYGKGTKLFLEKMQKSGRVLTISPDLPRSVILADDESGTDVQLFVSPISSATIYKRGETVFGY, encoded by the coding sequence ATGCACATCGGAAACGACGTCAACGTCAAAACCAGCCGGATCATCGGGGTCTTCGACATAGACACGGCGTCGTATGGAAAAGGAACGAAATTATTCCTTGAAAAAATGCAAAAAAGCGGGCGGGTGCTGACCATCAGCCCCGACTTGCCGCGGTCGGTGATTCTGGCCGACGACGAGAGCGGAACCGACGTACAGTTGTTCGTCTCACCCATCTCATCGGCTACGATCTATAAACGCGGCGAGACCGTTTTCGGATATTGA